From Ptychodera flava strain L36383 chromosome 9, AS_Pfla_20210202, whole genome shotgun sequence:
TACTTTTAGTGTGCTACTGTAATAATTAAAACATATAGTAATCACTGTTAGGGCCTACTGAACAAATGATTATTTTTCCAAAGCCATCGCTaagtaacttttaaatatatatcGGCTGTCTACAGAAAAGTAGATTTATGCCTTCTTTAAGACGTCGGTCTAACGAAGAGAACTCGTTTTCATTCACCACAAGTACAGGTAAGTGCGTCTAATTCGATACTTTCACTTGTGCGCAACTGTTGTAGGACTGTTCCAACGTTTCTATGGAACtatttatgtaaatatgcaaatttgttatTGTGGTTATTTATATGGGTGGTCTTAGTAAACAATACCGCAAGATAAATGCAAGGAATGCTTCAGATCTCAACCGACGACGCACTTAATAGCTGTAGTCCCTCCCACTGAGAAATGTCTGCTAGTGATCCTCAAGACGCCATACATTGACGAGTGCACGTATGTGTTCGATAATCAACAGAAGTCACTGAGAAACGTTCGAACATTGCCAACGCGAATTTGTATCGATGCGAGTTTTGCTTTCGTCTGTGCAGCTTGGGCGGAAATGTTTATAAATTCATTAGATTGATAACTGCGCAACTTCGTAAACTGCTAACGGACACTGCGCcatcatgaatatttatcagcCTCACGTCTAGCGGGGTGGCTGATTATAAATAACACAGCCCGGGTTCAAGCACACACTGCACACAGGCGGTTTTACATTTCGATCTCTCAATGCAGGCAGCAGAGGAGAAGCAGCAGTGTGTAGGCGTTCGGAATTGGCTGGGTTGTACAACGCAGAAGATTGTCTCTTTATTCAGAGAATTCGGAGAATTGGTGACACAATCTTGCATGAGTTCGACAAGCCAAAACGCCAACACCATGGTGAACTTTGAATCGAGGACGGTTGTAGTTgattatatattttacaaactgaACAGCCGAGGTTTGGAGTGGCCAACATGTCCTAGGCTGTCCCCTCCGACCAGAGTGAATTTCACCATGAGAGCGTTAGGCGACGAATTTGAACAGAGATACAGGGACGTTTTCCAAGGAATGTGTGATCAGCTTCATATAACACCGAGTACGGCGTATCCTACCTTCACGGCGGTTACCAATGAATTGTTCACGGAAGGTGTGACCTGGGGAAGGATTGTGGCTTTGTACGCTTTCGGCGGCGCGTTAGCAGTACAGTGTGTTGAACGAGAGATGGCCCAGTATGTGAATCGAATTGTCGACTGGGTCACTCAATATACAGACAATAATTTAGCACAGTGGATCACGGAAAACGGGAATTGGGTAGGTATTTTAACAGACATCTATCTGCACCGACCACCCGTGTACCGTACCCCATTTTTTTCCATCGTAAGAGAGACAAAACTTCCCTGAGATTCTCAGAGGAAACATTTCAGACCGTTTTCATTGATGGAGGCAGCACGTGCATCACTGAGTGAGAAACGGCTGTACTCGCACACTGCCAGTGAACGCCATGCCCTTGCAGCATTGCCATTTTTatgaatgaaattttagaatttcaagCACGCACTCAGGGCAGTGAAACAGTCAGGAGAACGGAATTTAAAGCTGCCAATATTTTCTATCAGTATCTGTCTCAAACTCTCCTTGGATGTTGTATTCCGTGTGTAGCCCCTTTTTTCCATCAGAAATTTCGGCATTGTTCTTTTGTCTGGAAAAATGGCAAATGTGTACTGCTGCATCCTTTACCGGCCCTTACGTTCTTCATCGCTCGTAGTAACCGGTACAAAATAGTAATACTACGGTCCCCGTCTTTCGTCTGCCTAAACCGTGATAGTCGCTTTTTTTCATCCTAAGGCAACAAGATTATTTTGTTCAGCGTATTTTTACTACTGGTTCTTCACTTTTTACAACCCATCTGTTCTGGTAGTTTGTCAGTACCAtgaattattaaatattaagaaatttttttgtgtaatttttcataaaatatgtgcAATTCTGGCCTGCTAAATTCTTtgctttttttaaaataattatttgcataatatccTGTTAAAACCAACTCTTGCTTTTATTCTTCattgaaaaaattaagaaaatgtgTTGTCAAAGCCACAGCCatgcaaatgcaaaaaaaataatttcacattttcgtacaaatcaaaaatcaaaataaaatgcacaatttCCTGATACTTATGGCTTGTATTTGTAGCGCAAAAAATAGCACATATCCTTAAAAAGTATTGAGAACAAAATACGGATGTTTCTTCTTGTGCTTTTTCCAAAATGGGAAGTCCAAACCTATAAGGAAATGGTTGAATTACCCCAAATACTTAAAATAGCCATAATGACTAGGTTGTTTCTACAATAATTTGGTATGCTGACATCATTAACTGTGGACTTGGCTCACTGAGAGAAAggaaaattcatacaattttaaaattgacaattatgtgttttaaaaattcaatgatatattatatatgacCCATATTGGACTGCCCTATCACTGAAATCAGTTAAACATTAATTATATGAATCTAACCTGGGTAGGTGATGTTACCCCAATTTTAACATTCTGTCATGAACGAGAGATACTCTCTCTCGCACATGCTTCCTTCATGACTGAAATAGATTTTCTCGTGACTGGCATATTTGATTTGAAAAGCCATCGTAGAAATAATTCATGAGGCCGTTGCAAGTGGATATTGAAGGCAGAATGAAAGCTTGTTTGGCTGCCATGGCATTGCTTGCAAATAAATTGGAATGGATATGGAAATgtggttttttgttttcaaagaatCTTGCAGAAGCATAATCATGAAAGGCATTTTGAgtagaaatattattttatcaagCTGCTCGTAGTATTTCTGCCTATTTGATAAAGTATTGCTTTTAAAATGCTAGTTACGTCAACCAGTGTGTTAGTATTACACTAAATCAAATTGCGTTGCGTCAGAGACATTTCCGGCTGAACTGTTTCCAATCTACGGCGTTCATGAAATATTCAAGACATAATGAGTTTCAcctttttttccagattttgcTAGAAAATAAAACGCCATGTTTGAATATTCAAAACTGGTGACTGTTTGACATTTCAAATGGCtgcctcatttgcatacatataTGCAGGGATATAGAGGGCGGTACTTTCGCTTTGCCAAATATGGCTATTCATGGCAGACTGCAGCTGAACTAAGGGTGACAATTGTCATTCACACCATTGCGGCCGAAATTCAATAACCTAGCAACAATTCATGTagaattttcacattattttgtcatgtacaacGCAAACAACAGTGAAAAAAGACATCTGATGAACCTCTGTATTTGACCATAGCAAATGATTATTTTCTGTCATAATTGTTTGAATACATGGCAAAACAGTATGGGGAAGGGATATGGTCTGCAGGTATGGATGTAGAACAGTGAATACATTTCGACCAATGTCTACAAATTTAAGACTTCTATGGCAAACCGCATAATCAGCTGTtcaatggaaatatttcaaatattcgaACTGGCTTTTAAAAGTTGTTATGTAACTTTATTGAATGGTATTACGTAATCATATTGATCCTGCAAAGAATGCTCTTGAATGCAGAAAATTCACACGTCGCGATTTTGCGATATGCTTACAAAAGTATTCACCGGtaaatgttatcaaataagAACAGGTGTAAGACAGgtgtaaagtttggtcaattcATCGCTATAGAAAGGTTTTACTTCTGATAACATTCTGTAGGCGGGATTTggattttttaaacaattgtGTTCAGTAATCTAAATGAAAATGAACCCAGCATTGTGTAATATAGCTTGAAGGTCGGTGATACCCTGCGCTACAGATTCAACATCCCCCAGATCCATGACTTCCTCTGATCCAGGActctaaatttagaaaatcagaGCAAGGTCTAGAAAATGAGGAAACTATGCAATGCATATCATGAGGAAAAGCGGGAAAGGCTAAGATTACCATGGATTAGGCTAGGAGTGCTACAAAGTGGGTCCCTGTAATGAGAATTTTAAGATGGAAAAGGCTCACCTGTTTATTCAATCTGAATAATGTAACCCCTTTGAATAAAAAAGGGGAGGCTTTAGAAAAAACAGAGAGCCCTGAAATCGAAATGCGGAGTTGACACTGTCCTAGAAGGATATTCTAATGAACAGGGTGTGTGCAAGCTTTCAGTACAACATATAAAACAAGGTAGACTGTCAACGTCCAAAGCTATGAATTAAATGGGGATTGCATGATAGCAACAAGTTTAGAGGCAAGATTTGTCTAAGTGTGGGGAGAAATTACTTCGGCACAATATTAAATGAAAACCTGTATATACAAAAAAGTTGATGCAACGATACATATCTTGGCTATATATTTTGTTGTTAGGTAACCTAAAATTTATCCAAGTAAAATTAATAACTGCTACCTCAATTGACTGGCGGCAGATTCAGCACTTGTAAATTGCTTAGGTGCGGTATATCCAACtgtatatgtaaaaaaataaccaCAAGAATTTCATTGTGGTTCACCAGGAAGCGGGACATATTCTTGTCGCTAAGATTAAGAGCTACCTTCTTCTATTGTTGTTGACATACCTACCAACAGTCATGTCAACAAAGGTAGAGATATTTGTTGTTGGACAAACGGGCTGCCATGGTGCCAATGCATTGATTGCCCTGTTTGTCTTGATCTGCCTTTGTGTTTTATGGCTGTTTCTTATCAGATATTTCATATGCTTCTTGACAGGACGGACTTGTACAATTCCATTCAGGAGCCGGCGACAACCCTCCCACATGGCCGTCAGGAAAGACACTCTTTGGCGTTGCTGCCCTCGGACTTGTAACTATTGGAGCAACGCTGTTTGCAAagacataaataaaaaaaacaaaaaaacagatGGAGAGAACAAGAAAGAACAATGCAAGAATTTCCAAACATAAATATGTGTATTATAGTCTTTGGAGGGAGAACCAAGTTCTTTCTGTGTTGTGTAAACCCTGTGGATTCGTGTGTATTTGATGTGCCTATCTGTTTTACCACGGCCAGTGCTCTCGACATGTAACAGAGGACCGAGCCTTGTTTTGCGATCAAGCTGACTACTGCATTATTTTTTTGCGAGTTGCCGTCTGGCGGATCAGCGTGTGACCATCGACCAGACCTCTTTTGTGGGAAAAAAAAAAGGCGTGGGAAAAATGCTATGGGTACGGCCGCCCACTGAAAGTGGAATGAAGGGAAACTATTTACAATGGTATTGTCCTGCTGCATTTGAAAAGGAGACAAGCAAAGACTATGTGCGTCTTAACCGACTTGAAGACTGAAGCTGTGCACATTTAGCAGGACAGAAAAGAAACAAATGACGGTGAAGTAGTCCTGTCTATAAGGGATGAAGTTCAAAGTGACTCATAATTATAGCTTAAATTTATTGTACAAGTACGAACTTTA
This genomic window contains:
- the LOC139140528 gene encoding bcl-2-like protein 2, which codes for MQAAEEKQQCVGVRNWLGCTTQKIVSLFREFGELVTQSCMSSTSQNANTMVNFESRTVVVDYIFYKLNSRGLEWPTCPRLSPPTRVNFTMRALGDEFEQRYRDVFQGMCDQLHITPSTAYPTFTAVTNELFTEGVTWGRIVALYAFGGALAVQCVEREMAQYVNRIVDWVTQYTDNNLAQWITENGNWDGLVQFHSGAGDNPPTWPSGKTLFGVAALGLVTIGATLFAKT